The proteins below come from a single Candidatus Acidiferrales bacterium genomic window:
- a CDS encoding sigma 54-interacting transcriptional regulator, giving the protein MKEVINIIDKSRENMVIPDGIAVIGQGRKIMVFNEAASRITGYGEEEIVGKQCDILFRNSAHEVELISRSLIEGTGLSNLSINITDKRGQFKNVLASITPIGKSGEVTSVVFVFRDTKEMLTLHEELETKTLELIDQRNRLNAIFNSNIEGTFTIDNDWNVTSFNNSAEKITGYRRSEAIGRKCWEIFKSPLCRNGCHMEQTIMKGRPTIGNDLEITKKDGMPVPIRVNSAILLNNKQERIGAVETFIDISELKNLSDHLKEKFRYENIIGKNKEIERVFSLLDSVSQTDSTVLITGESGTGKELVARAIHLNSPRRNGTFVALNCSAFVESLIESELFGHEKGSFTGAIKTKIGKFELAQDGTLFLDEIGDISLPVQTKLLRVLETRQFERVGGNRTIKMNARIIAATNKSLQDEIEVGRFREDLFYRINVVNIHLPPLRERMDDFPLLVSHFITHFNERFSRNVNRFSPDAFKILAEYDWPGNVRELENVIEHSFVLCGKDVIGSECVPERIKVSDRGMHITNPSSIKEAETSVIITTLKKHGGSRVKAAAELGIHPSTLWRKMKKLGI; this is encoded by the coding sequence ATGAAAGAAGTAATCAACATCATCGATAAGAGCAGGGAGAACATGGTCATCCCCGATGGGATAGCCGTCATCGGACAAGGCCGCAAGATAATGGTATTCAACGAGGCGGCCTCCAGGATCACGGGGTATGGCGAAGAGGAAATTGTCGGCAAACAATGTGATATTTTATTCCGAAACAGCGCGCATGAAGTGGAACTCATCTCACGTTCCCTCATAGAAGGTACGGGATTATCCAACTTGTCGATCAACATCACCGACAAGAGGGGTCAATTCAAGAATGTGCTGGCGTCAATCACCCCGATAGGTAAATCTGGAGAAGTCACAAGCGTTGTCTTCGTCTTCCGCGATACAAAGGAGATGCTCACACTTCATGAAGAACTTGAGACTAAAACCCTTGAGCTAATCGATCAGCGTAACAGGCTCAACGCAATCTTTAACAGCAACATTGAGGGCACATTCACGATAGATAACGATTGGAATGTGACTTCCTTCAACAATTCGGCAGAGAAAATAACAGGCTACAGAAGAAGCGAAGCTATCGGAAGGAAATGCTGGGAAATATTTAAATCACCTCTGTGTCGAAACGGATGTCACATGGAACAGACGATAATGAAAGGAAGGCCGACGATAGGAAATGATCTCGAGATAACGAAAAAGGATGGGATGCCTGTACCAATAAGGGTAAACTCCGCGATCTTACTGAACAACAAGCAGGAGAGAATCGGTGCAGTCGAGACCTTCATCGACATTTCCGAGCTAAAAAATCTGTCGGATCATTTGAAAGAAAAGTTCAGATATGAGAACATCATTGGCAAGAACAAAGAGATAGAACGGGTCTTCAGTCTGCTGGACAGCGTCTCGCAAACGGACTCGACGGTTTTGATTACAGGCGAAAGCGGAACAGGGAAAGAGCTTGTTGCCAGGGCAATCCATCTCAATAGCCCAAGACGAAACGGAACGTTCGTAGCACTGAACTGCAGCGCGTTCGTGGAATCGCTCATCGAAAGCGAGTTGTTCGGTCACGAGAAGGGTTCATTCACCGGCGCGATCAAAACGAAGATCGGGAAATTCGAGCTTGCACAAGATGGCACACTCTTCCTGGACGAAATCGGAGATATCTCATTGCCTGTGCAAACGAAACTTCTGCGCGTCCTCGAGACCCGACAGTTTGAGCGGGTCGGAGGCAACAGGACCATAAAGATGAACGCGAGAATCATCGCGGCTACCAACAAATCGCTGCAAGACGAGATAGAAGTCGGCAGATTCAGAGAGGATCTTTTCTACAGGATCAACGTCGTGAACATTCATCTTCCTCCGCTCAGAGAAAGGATGGATGACTTCCCTCTCTTAGTCAGCCACTTCATAACTCATTTCAACGAAAGATTTTCGAGAAATGTGAATCGCTTCTCTCCCGATGCGTTCAAAATACTCGCTGAGTATGACTGGCCTGGAAACGTGCGGGAGCTGGAGAACGTCATCGAGCATTCTTTTGTGCTTTGCGGAAAGGACGTTATCGGATCGGAGTGCGTGCCTGAAAGAATCAAGGTGTCGGATCGAGGAATGCACATCACAAATCCATCCTCTATCAAAGAGGCCGAGACTTCCGTAATCATCACTACCTTGAAGAAACATGGCGGAAGCAG